A single Acidobacteriota bacterium DNA region contains:
- a CDS encoding outer membrane beta-barrel protein yields the protein MLRAVLALALSLAPLGLHAQEEQPEPEPDSTWTIWLGTSSASFDGLSFGGVNTVGYATFSGKSKFFLSTSLAQDEANVSSLLGYDHYGFPLYYNADIRATRSSVAVGFANRPESKTRAAAFLSANYTAFSTSGTVFGESFSESDNSFDLGFGAAVAIRKRLVAIVQWGQASFDDASGDVLTFGLGWGF from the coding sequence ATGCTCCGCGCCGTCCTCGCTCTCGCCCTTTCCCTGGCACCGTTGGGTCTTCACGCTCAGGAGGAGCAGCCGGAGCCTGAGCCCGACTCCACATGGACGATCTGGCTCGGTACGAGCAGCGCTTCGTTCGACGGCCTGTCCTTCGGAGGCGTCAACACCGTGGGCTATGCGACCTTCTCCGGCAAGAGCAAGTTCTTTCTGTCGACGTCCCTGGCTCAGGACGAGGCGAACGTGAGCAGCCTCCTCGGCTACGACCACTACGGCTTCCCGCTCTACTACAACGCGGACATCCGGGCCACGCGCAGCTCAGTGGCTGTCGGCTTTGCCAATCGGCCGGAGAGCAAGACCCGGGCGGCGGCTTTCCTCAGCGCCAACTACACGGCCTTCTCGACCAGCGGCACAGTCTTCGGGGAGAGTTTCTCGGAGAGCGACAACAGCTTCGACCTCGGCTTCGGCGCTGCCGTGGCGATCAGAAAGCGTCTCGTCGCCATCGTCCAGTGGGGTCAGGCGTCGTTCGACGACGCTTCCGGGGACGTCCTCACTTTCGGTCTGGGGTGGGGATTCTAG